The genomic region CCAGAGGTACATCTGGTCatctttgtttgtaaaaaatttggtttattaatttaaatttgctaaaattgCAGGTAAAAGGGTTCCTTCGAGCCGAAAATCTTCCCGAAAAGGCTCTATTGCTTATTGATAATGCTCCATGCCATCCCAAAGACGGCGAGTTAATGAGAAGTGATGGTCAAATATCTGTAATGTGTCTTCCTCCGAACTGTACTGCACTTATACAGCCCATGGACCAGAATGTTATAAGACTTACGAAATTGAACTACAAAACAAGCCTTTTAAGTGACATCGTTCGCCGTGGAAAAACAATAGACGAATCTCTGCAAAATATCAACTTAAAACACGCAATATGCTTTTTAGCTAATGCCTGGGATGCTGTTAATGTGACCTCCATTCAGTCATcatttcaaaaactgtttgagGTAACAGCCGAAAGGGATAGTGAAGATGTCATCCCTCTTTCAGAGTTACGCTTACAGCTTGTTAAAGATACATCCAATATTCAAgcaatttcaaatttgcttcaAGAAATAAAACCATTGCAGCAAATATCCGATTCTGAAATTTAGCAATGGATTGCTGAAACCATTTTGGAGTCTTTTGAACAAAATGAAGATCCCTGTATCAATTGTGACCTTACTGATGGTGAAGAAACAAACAACGTGGTAGTAAATACGAAGAAAGTTACACAGGAGGAGACTATATCAGCATACAATA from Anastrepha obliqua isolate idAnaObli1 unplaced genomic scaffold, idAnaObli1_1.0 ptg000107l, whole genome shotgun sequence harbors:
- the LOC129251936 gene encoding jerky protein homolog-like: MLWYIESCYKLSWCQIGRILNRNKSAWMTLALFEKWFHKTFVPEVKGFLRAENLPEKALLLIDNAPCHPKDGELMRSDGQISVMCLPPNCTALIQPMDQNVIRLTKLNYKTSLLSDIVRRGKTIDESLQNINLKHAICFLANAWDAVNVTSIQSSFQKLFEVTAERDSEDVIPLSELRLQLVKDTSNIQAISNLLQEIKPLQQISDSEI